The following coding sequences are from one Aliarcobacter skirrowii CCUG 10374 window:
- a CDS encoding argininosuccinate synthase, with the protein MSKKDIKKVVLAYSGGLDTSIILKWLQEEYSAEVITFTADLGQGEEVEPARKKAIACGIKPENVYILDLKEEFVKDYVFPMFRANAIYEGEYLLGTSIARPLIAKKLVEIANEKGAQAVSHGATGKGNDQVRFELGALALNPDLKVIAPWREWELNSRESLLEYAKKHGIEISQKHVDENGNPKISPYSMDANLLHISYEGLHLENPAAEPEESMWLWTTSPEKAPDKPEYIEIEYKNGDPIALNGEKLTPASLLEALNKLGNKHGIGRVDIVENRYVGMKARGCYETPGGTIMLKAHRAIESLTLDREATHLKDELMPRYAKLIYQGYWFSPEREMLQAAIDATQKNVEGKVRLKLYKGNVMVVGRESSKSLYDDAYSTFEKDEVYNQKDAEGFIRLNALRLVIAGKKQK; encoded by the coding sequence ATGAGTAAAAAAGATATAAAAAAAGTTGTACTTGCATATAGTGGAGGCTTAGATACTTCTATTATTTTAAAGTGGCTTCAAGAGGAGTATAGTGCTGAAGTTATTACTTTTACAGCTGATTTAGGACAAGGTGAAGAGGTAGAACCTGCAAGAAAAAAAGCAATTGCTTGTGGAATTAAACCTGAAAATGTTTATATTTTAGATTTAAAAGAGGAGTTTGTTAAAGATTATGTTTTCCCTATGTTTAGAGCAAATGCTATTTACGAAGGTGAGTATCTTTTAGGAACTTCAATAGCAAGACCACTGATTGCAAAAAAACTTGTTGAAATTGCAAATGAAAAAGGTGCACAAGCTGTAAGTCACGGAGCAACTGGAAAAGGAAATGACCAAGTTAGATTTGAACTTGGAGCATTAGCTTTAAATCCAGATTTAAAAGTAATTGCTCCTTGGAGAGAGTGGGAGTTAAATTCAAGAGAATCTTTACTTGAATATGCAAAAAAACATGGAATTGAAATTTCTCAAAAACATGTTGATGAAAATGGAAACCCAAAAATAAGCCCATACTCAATGGATGCAAACCTTTTACATATATCTTATGAAGGGCTTCATTTAGAGAACCCAGCTGCTGAGCCTGAAGAGTCTATGTGGTTATGGACAACATCTCCTGAAAAAGCTCCAGATAAGCCAGAGTATATTGAAATTGAGTATAAAAATGGAGACCCAATTGCACTAAATGGTGAGAAATTAACTCCTGCTTCTTTACTTGAAGCTTTAAATAAACTTGGAAATAAGCACGGTATTGGAAGAGTTGATATTGTTGAAAATAGATATGTTGGTATGAAAGCTCGTGGTTGTTATGAGACTCCAGGTGGAACTATTATGTTAAAAGCTCATAGAGCTATTGAATCTTTAACTTTGGATAGAGAAGCTACTCACTTAAAAGATGAGTTAATGCCAAGATATGCAAAACTAATCTATCAAGGATATTGGTTCTCACCTGAGCGAGAGATGCTTCAAGCTGCAATTGATGCAACTCAGAAGAATGTAGAAGGAAAAGTAAGACTTAAACTTTACAAAGGTAATGTTATGGTTGTTGGTAGAGAGTCAAGTAAATCTTTATATGATGATGCATACTCAACATTTGAAAAAGATGAAGTTTATAATCAAAAAGATGCAGAAGGATTTATTAGATTAAATGCTTTAAGACTTGTAATTGCAGGTAAAAAACAAAAATAA
- a CDS encoding GspE/PulE family protein, with the protein MFKKFLVGTRKIKKPNIDFRFFEKIKTFNLQDFIEINRQKFEDLVKKDDSNETNLQTIIEDMIKDKYNLKGGFSDLIVNEKKYEQFVKSMGYEYFDSYKELQKYYVDTTSFLDDKKQELCSSMYMITLEDIKNKNKVLGIRDVVNLDFDILSKFYFTKIIVLGEGVLSTIFGEDREIIFHQTSDTESDEEIDKYFEKLMGQAVLLGASDIHIQKTSRNAFLWFRIDGIKVDMGSMPIPIAKTLKRRLVTMADQEDSDFESINGIISYEYAKKPIKFRLGLINSKQNFSLVMRMIGGKGVVSHDLGGLNYPSETIEILNNLTKYANGMILITGQVGSGKTHLMYALLQKLARQQQYVITIEDPVEYVDESFFQIDLSEFASASEEFKYGYPEAVVDILRQDSNIILIGETREPQTAFQLVNASNLGQLVFSTMHTNSAPATVSRMTSSLGINEGDVIDNLRGIVSQRLVRKLCTSCCEPDGKGGNKKVGCEHCGNTGFKGRVPIAEVVRFKIGAGGDFENPAEYMTVEKATLAQYDAGFITYEDAQAIIRGEEVWYD; encoded by the coding sequence ATGTTTAAAAAATTTTTAGTAGGAACACGAAAAATAAAAAAGCCAAATATTGATTTTAGATTTTTTGAAAAGATAAAAACATTTAATCTTCAAGATTTTATTGAAATAAATAGACAAAAATTTGAAGATTTAGTTAAAAAAGATGATAGTAATGAAACAAATCTTCAAACTATAATTGAAGATATGATTAAAGATAAGTATAACCTAAAAGGTGGTTTTTCTGATTTAATTGTAAATGAGAAAAAATATGAACAATTTGTAAAAAGTATGGGATATGAATATTTTGATAGCTACAAAGAACTTCAAAAATATTATGTAGATACTACTTCATTTTTAGATGATAAAAAACAAGAGCTTTGTTCATCTATGTATATGATTACTCTTGAAGATATAAAGAATAAAAATAAAGTATTAGGAATTAGAGATGTTGTAAATCTTGATTTTGATATCTTAAGTAAATTCTACTTTACAAAAATTATAGTTCTTGGAGAGGGTGTTTTATCTACAATATTTGGAGAAGATAGAGAGATTATATTCCATCAAACTTCTGATACAGAAAGCGATGAAGAGATTGATAAATATTTTGAAAAACTAATGGGTCAAGCAGTTTTACTTGGAGCTAGTGATATACATATTCAAAAAACTTCAAGAAATGCTTTTTTGTGGTTTAGAATAGATGGTATAAAAGTTGATATGGGTTCAATGCCAATTCCAATTGCAAAAACCTTAAAAAGAAGACTTGTAACTATGGCTGATCAAGAAGATTCAGATTTTGAGTCAATTAATGGAATTATTAGTTATGAATATGCAAAAAAACCAATTAAATTTAGACTTGGTTTAATAAACTCAAAACAAAACTTCTCACTAGTTATGAGGATGATTGGTGGTAAAGGAGTTGTTTCTCATGATTTAGGTGGATTAAATTATCCTAGTGAGACAATTGAAATTTTAAATAACCTAACAAAATATGCAAATGGTATGATATTAATAACTGGTCAAGTTGGAAGTGGTAAAACTCACCTTATGTATGCCCTACTTCAAAAACTTGCAAGACAACAACAATATGTTATTACAATTGAAGATCCTGTTGAATATGTTGATGAATCTTTCTTCCAAATTGATTTATCTGAATTTGCAAGTGCAAGTGAGGAGTTTAAATATGGATATCCTGAAGCTGTTGTTGATATTTTAAGACAAGATTCAAATATTATACTTATTGGAGAGACAAGAGAGCCACAAACTGCATTTCAACTCGTAAATGCATCTAACTTAGGACAGTTAGTATTTTCTACAATGCATACAAACTCAGCTCCAGCAACTGTTTCAAGGATGACTAGCTCTTTGGGAATTAATGAGGGAGATGTTATTGATAACTTAAGAGGAATAGTATCTCAAAGACTGGTGCGAAAACTATGTACAAGTTGTTGTGAACCTGATGGAAAAGGTGGAAATAAAAAAGTTGGTTGTGAACATTGTGGAAATACAGGTTTTAAAGGCCGAGTTCCTATTGCAGAAGTTGTTAGATTTAAAATTGGAGCAGGTGGTGATTTTGAAAATCCTGCTGAGTATATGACTGTTGAAAAAGCAACTTTAGCACAATATGATGCTGGTTTTATAACTTATGAGGATGCTCAAGCAATTATAAGGGGAGAAGAAGTATGGTACGATTAG
- a CDS encoding HU family DNA-binding protein → MNKTEFIDAVAAKAGLSKKDSKSAVDAVLETITEALVKKDSVAFVGFGTFSTAARAARVAKVPGTDKTVNVPATTVAKFKVGKALKEAVAK, encoded by the coding sequence ATGAACAAAACAGAATTTATTGATGCAGTTGCAGCAAAAGCTGGATTATCTAAAAAAGATTCAAAAAGTGCAGTTGATGCAGTTTTAGAGACTATTACTGAAGCTTTAGTAAAAAAAGATTCAGTTGCATTTGTTGGATTTGGAACATTCTCAACAGCTGCAAGAGCTGCTAGAGTTGCAAAAGTTCCAGGAACAGATAAAACTGTAAATGTACCTGCAACAACTGTTGCTAAATTTAAAGTTGGAAAAGCTTTAAAAGAAGCTGTTGCAAAATAA
- the trpD gene encoding anthranilate phosphoribosyltransferase — MFLETKAKFDDIFENRLSPDDIREYFLALYERGETASEFAGAASSMRDHMIALPISEELKNKAIDIVGTGGDKSYSFNISSTVSILLASVGSFVAKHGNRSVTSKSGSADMLEALGINLNLSLEDTSKMLEDTGFGFMFAANHHPAMKYITPVRKTIDHRTIMNIIGPLCSPAMVKKQVIGVFHKDFINKIATALDMLDCNKAIVLSSEDGMDEISISSVTYATLLDNGKLTDFIINPEDYGLKIASKDDIVGAGPKENAQITRDILSGKTTGAKLDIVLLNAAAALVVDEKARDIKEGIEIAREAIKSQKAYKKLEEIVNYSKRLSLK; from the coding sequence ATGTTTTTAGAGACAAAAGCAAAGTTTGATGATATTTTTGAAAATAGATTATCACCAGATGATATAAGAGAGTATTTTTTAGCACTATATGAAAGAGGTGAAACAGCTTCAGAGTTTGCTGGAGCTGCAAGTTCTATGAGAGATCATATGATTGCTCTTCCTATTAGTGAAGAGTTAAAGAACAAAGCAATTGATATTGTAGGAACTGGTGGAGATAAAAGTTATAGTTTTAATATTTCAAGTACAGTCTCTATTTTACTAGCAAGCGTTGGATCATTTGTAGCAAAACATGGAAATAGAAGTGTTACAAGCAAAAGTGGAAGTGCTGATATGCTTGAAGCTTTGGGAATAAATTTAAATCTAAGTCTTGAAGATACATCAAAAATGCTTGAAGATACTGGTTTTGGATTTATGTTTGCAGCAAATCATCATCCAGCTATGAAATATATTACTCCTGTTAGAAAAACTATTGACCATAGAACTATTATGAATATAATTGGACCACTTTGTAGCCCTGCTATGGTTAAAAAACAGGTAATTGGTGTATTTCATAAAGATTTTATAAATAAAATTGCAACAGCTTTAGATATGCTAGATTGCAACAAAGCAATTGTTTTATCAAGTGAAGATGGAATGGATGAGATATCAATCTCAAGTGTTACTTATGCAACACTACTTGATAATGGAAAACTTACAGATTTTATTATAAATCCAGAAGATTATGGATTAAAAATTGCATCTAAAGATGATATAGTTGGAGCTGGTCCAAAAGAGAATGCTCAAATTACAAGAGATATTTTAAGCGGAAAAACAACTGGAGCAAAACTTGATATTGTTCTATTAAATGCAGCTGCTGCATTAGTAGTTGATGAAAAAGCAAGAGATATAAAAGAGGGAATAGAAATAGCAAGAGAGGCTATAAAAAGTCAAAAAGCATATAAAAAATTAGAAGAGATTGTAAACTATTCAAAAAGGCTTAGTTTAAAATGA
- a CDS encoding S4 domain-containing protein, translating to MRIDKFLNSVNITKRRAIAEDMLEHKVVFLNGNAVKKAKEVKVGDIIEIKYLENSEKFKILQIPTTKSTPKSKIDEYVQRII from the coding sequence ATGAGAATAGATAAATTTTTAAACAGTGTAAATATCACAAAAAGAAGAGCAATAGCAGAAGATATGCTAGAACATAAAGTTGTATTTTTAAATGGAAATGCCGTTAAAAAAGCAAAAGAGGTAAAGGTTGGAGATATTATAGAGATAAAATATCTTGAAAATAGTGAAAAATTTAAAATTCTTCAAATTCCAACAACAAAATCAACGCCAAAATCAAAAATAGATGAATATGTACAAAGGATAATTTAA
- the lptB gene encoding LPS export ABC transporter ATP-binding protein, with product MSKLKIVDIKKNIKKTQILHGISLEVNTGEIVGLLGPNGAGKTTTFYTVCGLVKPSSGSVYFDAEDITALPLHKRALRGIGYLPQESSIFKDLSVEDNLLLAAEIAFKDKEIQQQRVEELLQLLNIEPIRQRKGVSLSGGERRRTEIARALVSNPKFLLLDEPFAGVDPIAVKDIQNLVKDLTKLNIGVLITDHNVRETLEICDRAYVMKAGALLASGTANEIKNDQRVKEHYLGEDFKFS from the coding sequence ATGAGTAAGTTAAAAATAGTTGATATCAAAAAAAATATTAAAAAAACACAAATATTGCATGGTATTAGCCTTGAAGTTAATACAGGCGAAATTGTAGGACTTTTAGGACCAAATGGTGCTGGAAAAACTACAACATTTTATACAGTTTGTGGACTTGTAAAACCAAGTAGCGGGAGTGTATATTTTGACGCTGAAGATATTACAGCTCTTCCTCTTCACAAACGCGCATTAAGAGGAATTGGATATTTGCCTCAAGAGTCATCTATTTTTAAAGATTTAAGTGTTGAAGACAATCTACTTTTAGCAGCTGAAATTGCATTTAAAGATAAAGAGATTCAACAACAAAGAGTTGAAGAGCTTTTGCAACTTTTAAATATTGAACCAATAAGACAAAGAAAAGGTGTATCTTTATCAGGAGGAGAGAGAAGAAGAACAGAGATTGCAAGAGCACTTGTTTCAAATCCAAAATTCTTACTTCTTGATGAACCTTTTGCAGGAGTTGATCCAATTGCTGTTAAGGATATTCAAAATTTAGTTAAAGATTTAACAAAGTTAAATATTGGTGTTTTAATAACAGACCATAATGTAAGAGAGACTTTGGAAATTTGTGATAGAGCTTATGTTATGAAAGCTGGAGCACTATTAGCAAGTGGAACTGCAAATGAGATAAAAAATGACCAAAGAGTAAAAGAGCACTATTTAGGTGAGGATTTTAAATTTAGTTAA
- a CDS encoding BCCT family transporter → MSFEKLKKSNSTILIPVFIPAVIVISLMVIGTISNPKLAGDIFADVLAYITEDFGWFYMLCVTLFLIFVVGVAISPWGKIKLGPDHSEPEYSFSSWFAMLFSAGYGIALLFFGVAEPILHYSTPPQGAALTVDAAKQAMQISYFHWGFHIWGIYGLTGLALAYFAFRHGLPLSMRSTLYPLIGDKIYGAPGHIVDTFAILGTVFGIATTLGLSVAQINAGINYLWPSIDVSISVQITIIALITSIALISVVAGMDKGIKRLSIINIFIAVVLMTFVFIAGPTIFILETFLENTGSYLSNIVERTFSLQAYTSSDWMGNWTLFIFGWTIAWAPFVGLFIAKISRGRTIRQFVVGVMLVPTLFTFLWFSVFGDTALHMVMVQGYEELIKEVQTDKAIALFKLYERLPFTQIVSFITVILIITFFVTSADSGSLVVDSLASGGATYTPIWQRVFWVVIQGVIASVLLLAGGLGALQTASITSALPFAIIMLIAAIGVWRALVIESHRVASLNHSISLSMYSDEKQSNWREKLNTLINFPTKDLVVDFIKNDVYKSMKKVEKELENKDWNCKIEYDEEYIRAIIVIFKNDDIKFTYEVRLREYELPDFVEQNIDQKKQKYYYNAEVFLKRGGLYYDLYGYDENTIINDIITQFEKYLRFVHTSPGTLPWDMSEHDELLNDSRTNK, encoded by the coding sequence ATGTCATTTGAAAAGCTCAAAAAATCAAATTCAACTATACTAATTCCTGTTTTTATTCCAGCAGTTATTGTAATATCACTTATGGTTATAGGAACAATTAGTAATCCAAAATTAGCAGGAGATATTTTTGCAGATGTATTAGCATATATTACAGAAGATTTTGGTTGGTTTTATATGCTTTGTGTTACACTATTTTTAATCTTTGTTGTTGGAGTTGCTATATCTCCTTGGGGTAAAATTAAATTAGGACCAGATCATTCAGAGCCTGAATATAGTTTTAGCTCTTGGTTTGCTATGCTTTTTTCTGCTGGTTATGGAATAGCTTTACTTTTTTTTGGTGTTGCTGAACCAATTCTTCACTACTCAACACCACCTCAAGGTGCGGCTTTAACAGTTGATGCAGCAAAACAAGCTATGCAAATATCTTATTTTCACTGGGGTTTTCATATTTGGGGAATATATGGACTTACAGGTTTGGCTTTAGCATATTTTGCTTTTAGACACGGTTTACCTTTATCTATGAGATCTACTCTTTATCCTTTAATAGGTGATAAAATCTATGGAGCACCTGGGCATATTGTTGATACTTTTGCAATTTTAGGAACAGTTTTTGGAATTGCAACAACATTGGGTCTTTCAGTTGCGCAAATAAATGCTGGGATTAACTATTTATGGCCCTCAATAGATGTTAGTATTTCTGTTCAAATCACTATTATTGCACTTATTACATCAATTGCATTAATCTCTGTAGTTGCTGGAATGGATAAAGGGATTAAAAGATTATCAATAATAAATATTTTTATTGCTGTAGTTTTAATGACATTTGTATTTATTGCAGGTCCTACAATATTTATTCTTGAGACTTTTTTAGAAAATACTGGAAGTTATTTAAGTAATATTGTGGAGAGAACTTTTAGTCTTCAAGCTTATACTTCAAGTGATTGGATGGGTAATTGGACTTTATTTATCTTTGGTTGGACAATTGCTTGGGCTCCATTTGTTGGATTGTTTATTGCCAAAATTAGTCGTGGTAGAACTATTAGACAGTTTGTAGTTGGAGTTATGTTAGTTCCAACTTTGTTTACATTTTTATGGTTTAGTGTATTTGGAGATACAGCTTTACATATGGTTATGGTTCAAGGATATGAAGAGCTTATAAAAGAGGTTCAAACTGATAAAGCAATAGCACTTTTTAAACTTTATGAAAGATTACCATTTACTCAAATAGTATCTTTTATAACTGTAATTTTAATCATCACTTTTTTTGTAACTTCAGCTGATTCAGGATCTTTAGTTGTTGATTCACTTGCATCTGGAGGGGCAACATATACTCCAATTTGGCAAAGAGTTTTTTGGGTTGTAATTCAAGGAGTTATAGCATCTGTTCTACTTTTAGCTGGGGGATTGGGTGCTTTACAAACTGCATCAATTACAAGTGCTTTGCCTTTTGCAATTATTATGTTAATAGCAGCTATTGGAGTTTGGAGAGCTTTGGTAATAGAGAGTCACAGAGTAGCAAGTTTAAATCATAGCATAAGTTTAAGTATGTATTCAGATGAGAAACAAAGCAATTGGAGAGAAAAACTAAATACACTCATAAATTTTCCAACAAAAGATTTAGTTGTTGATTTTATAAAAAATGATGTTTATAAAAGTATGAAAAAAGTTGAAAAAGAGCTTGAAAACAAAGATTGGAATTGTAAAATTGAATATGATGAGGAGTATATAAGAGCTATCATTGTGATATTTAAAAATGATGATATTAAGTTTACATATGAGGTTAGATTAAGAGAGTATGAGCTTCCTGATTTTGTAGAACAAAATATAGATCAAAAAAAACAAAAATATTATTACAATGCAGAGGTTTTTCTAAAAAGAGGTGGTTTATACTATGATTTATATGGTTATGATGAGAATACAATAATAAATGACATAATAACTCAATTTGAAAAATACTTAAGATTTGTTCACACATCACCTGGAACTTTACCTTGGGATATGAGTGAACATGATGAGTTATTAAATGATTCAAGAACAAACAAATAA
- a CDS encoding MFS transporter: MKNLKTYILPISSLFLSITFLAIGYGIMITYIGVYLKQAGASSFSIGLINSAFFLGAIASSIFSQKIISTIGHIRSFASFAALMVIAFLLHSVYLNEFFWGFLRLISGFSFYALLIIVESWLNEKSSNSQRGQILAIYTIIFYLSTALGQLFLTIPKDSEFFVFTVGSVLVLFSLITIAMTKIKEPILKPFEQYSFPKLYSIVPLALTGSFIGGFFVGSFFTMLPLTILHKFDSTTILSIFMSLTLIGGLVSQWPIGKLSDKYGRRKLIAFCGFFTAFVSLLFIIVPELNSYYYILALLLGVTIFAIYPLSLARANDVLDENKDMVEISRALLFAYGAGSFIAPIILGIIFTFLNYEAIFFIYLTIGFFLGLYSLSRKRVADDDMSVFVNFPVTSGPVVAQMDPRQD, from the coding sequence ATGAAAAACTTAAAAACTTATATCTTGCCAATATCATCACTTTTTTTAAGTATCACATTTTTAGCAATAGGTTATGGAATTATGATAACTTATATAGGTGTTTATTTAAAACAAGCTGGAGCATCTAGTTTTTCAATAGGTTTAATAAATTCAGCATTTTTTTTAGGAGCAATCGCATCATCAATTTTTAGCCAAAAAATAATATCAACTATTGGACATATTAGAAGTTTTGCATCTTTTGCTGCTTTAATGGTAATTGCTTTTTTACTTCACTCTGTATATTTAAATGAATTTTTTTGGGGATTTCTAAGGCTTATTTCTGGTTTCTCATTTTATGCTCTTTTAATAATTGTTGAAAGTTGGTTAAATGAAAAGAGTTCAAACTCTCAAAGAGGTCAGATTTTGGCTATTTATACAATAATTTTTTATCTTTCAACTGCTTTAGGGCAACTATTTTTAACTATTCCAAAAGATTCTGAATTTTTTGTATTTACAGTTGGTTCTGTGTTGGTACTTTTTTCTTTAATTACTATTGCTATGACGAAGATAAAAGAGCCAATTTTAAAACCTTTTGAACAGTATAGTTTTCCAAAACTATACTCTATAGTTCCTTTGGCACTTACAGGAAGTTTTATAGGTGGATTTTTTGTTGGAAGTTTTTTTACAATGCTACCTTTGACTATACTGCATAAATTTGATTCAACAACTATTTTATCAATATTTATGTCTTTAACTTTGATTGGTGGATTAGTTTCTCAGTGGCCTATTGGAAAATTATCAGATAAATATGGAAGAAGAAAGTTGATTGCTTTTTGTGGATTTTTTACAGCTTTTGTCTCTCTTCTTTTTATAATAGTTCCTGAATTAAATAGTTACTACTATATTTTGGCGCTACTTTTAGGAGTGACTATATTTGCTATTTATCCACTTAGTCTTGCAAGAGCAAATGATGTTTTAGATGAAAATAAAGATATGGTTGAGATTAGTCGAGCTTTACTTTTTGCTTATGGTGCTGGAAGTTTTATAGCTCCAATTATTTTAGGTATTATATTTACATTTTTAAACTATGAAGCTATATTTTTTATATATCTAACAATTGGATTTTTTTTAGGATTATACTCTTTATCTAGAAAAAGAGTTGCTGATGATGATATGAGTGTTTTTGTAAACTTCCCTGTTACTTCAGGTCCTGTTGTTGCACAAATGGATCCAAGACAAGATTAA
- the tsaE gene encoding tRNA (adenosine(37)-N6)-threonylcarbamoyltransferase complex ATPase subunit type 1 TsaE, whose product MKKEFLTSLENISLVVNELKKRVQNRDCIVLLKGDLASGKTTLVQEYVKSIGLKDLVNSPTFSIQVQYGENIFHYDLYNKSLEDFIALGMLEEFEKSGIHFVEWGNSALENILSDYGFDFLIINIDKKDDKRLYIINE is encoded by the coding sequence ATGAAAAAAGAGTTTTTAACATCTTTAGAGAATATATCATTAGTTGTTAATGAGCTTAAAAAAAGAGTTCAAAATAGAGATTGTATTGTTTTATTAAAAGGTGATTTAGCAAGTGGAAAAACTACTTTAGTGCAAGAGTATGTAAAATCTATTGGATTAAAAGATCTTGTAAACTCTCCTACATTTTCAATTCAAGTTCAATATGGTGAAAATATTTTTCACTATGATTTATATAATAAGAGTTTAGAGGATTTTATAGCTTTAGGTATGCTTGAAGAGTTTGAAAAGAGTGGAATACATTTTGTTGAGTGGGGAAATAGTGCTTTAGAAAATATTCTAAGCGATTATGGGTTTGATTTTTTAATAATAAATATAGATAAAAAAGATGATAAAAGGTTGTACATTATAAATGAGTAA
- a CDS encoding gamma carbonic anhydrase family protein, with translation MILKFKEFYPNIHPTAWIAPSADLIGNIEIAEDSSVWFGCVIRSDVNEVRIGKNTNIQDLSCIHTDTNTKTIIGDNVTVGHKVMLHGCTIENNCLIGMSATILDNAVIGEGSIVGANSLVTYGKVFPPKSLIMGSPAKVVRELSDEEVQGLIDHAKHYVEYKNEYR, from the coding sequence ATGATATTAAAATTTAAAGAGTTTTACCCAAATATTCATCCAACTGCTTGGATTGCACCAAGTGCAGATTTAATTGGAAATATAGAAATAGCAGAAGATAGTTCTGTTTGGTTTGGTTGTGTTATTAGGTCTGATGTAAATGAGGTTAGAATTGGTAAAAATACAAATATTCAAGATCTATCTTGTATTCATACAGATACAAATACAAAAACAATTATTGGTGATAATGTAACTGTTGGTCATAAAGTTATGCTTCATGGATGTACTATTGAAAACAACTGTCTAATAGGAATGAGTGCTACAATTTTAGATAATGCAGTAATTGGTGAAGGAAGTATCGTAGGAGCAAATTCTTTGGTAACATATGGCAAGGTTTTCCCACCAAAAAGCTTAATTATGGGAAGTCCTGCAAAAGTTGTAAGAGAGTTAAGCGATGAAGAAGTTCAAGGTTTAATTGACCATGCAAAACATTATGTAGAGTATAAAAACGAATATAGATAA
- a CDS encoding type II secretion system F family protein, with product MSLFKDPYEMFLLDYLVTKLETGSNTRRALVLYSDQITKKTAFKKRLLGAIRELETGKQKLEEVLYKYKFLNTFQYSIVSNSTSTVEGLKLVLSFTKGNPNLIAKMLGPIFLPLSIIIGSFYSLILYLGFLKADVEYLTKLNPDVEQFLGIPKYFTYTFAYWGLAISILITLFIFFYYMYTEKYRPAWLYKIFKTQAYSDGRYLFRILNGMLSAGISFHKTSAILANEYFKPGLRPFFKDLAIMIEKNKKLFMAFDKYNFPTLLTAEIRLAELSKSNYSELAKTLYKTCDTMYEKNINYLVLQWKFFFWLVAMLVTVVIGSDIINLVIATFTFKTLYQ from the coding sequence ATGTCACTATTTAAAGATCCATATGAGATGTTTTTATTAGATTATCTAGTAACAAAGCTTGAAACTGGTTCAAATACAAGAAGAGCTTTAGTTTTATATAGTGATCAAATTACAAAAAAAACTGCATTTAAAAAGAGACTTTTAGGTGCGATAAGAGAGCTTGAAACTGGTAAACAAAAGTTAGAAGAGGTTTTGTATAAATATAAGTTTTTAAATACTTTTCAATATAGTATTGTATCAAATAGTACAAGTACAGTTGAGGGTTTGAAGCTTGTTTTATCATTTACAAAAGGAAATCCAAACTTAATAGCGAAAATGCTTGGACCTATTTTCCTACCCTTATCAATTATAATAGGCTCATTTTATAGTCTTATTTTATATCTTGGATTTTTAAAAGCTGATGTTGAATATTTAACAAAATTAAATCCAGATGTTGAGCAGTTTTTAGGAATTCCAAAATATTTCACATATACATTTGCATATTGGGGATTAGCAATCTCTATTTTAATAACTCTTTTTATATTTTTTTATTATATGTACACAGAAAAATATAGACCTGCTTGGCTTTATAAAATATTTAAGACTCAAGCATATAGTGATGGAAGATACCTATTTAGAATTCTAAATGGTATGTTAAGTGCAGGAATATCTTTTCATAAGACATCTGCTATTTTGGCAAATGAGTATTTCAAACCAGGTCTTAGACCATTTTTTAAAGATTTAGCAATAATGATTGAAAAAAATAAAAAACTATTTATGGCATTTGATAAATATAATTTTCCAACACTTCTAACAGCTGAAATAAGATTAGCAGAACTTAGTAAATCAAACTACTCAGAACTTGCTAAAACTTTGTATAAAACATGTGATACTATGTATGAAAAAAATATAAACTACCTAGTTTTACAATGGAAATTTTTCTTTTGGCTAGTAGCTATGCTTGTGACTGTTGTAATTGGTTCTGATATTATTAACTTAGTTATTGCTACATTTACTTTTAAAACACTGTATCAATAA